The following proteins are co-located in the Helicobacter acinonychis genome:
- a CDS encoding menaquinone biosynthesis family protein, whose amino-acid sequence MISVAHSPDADDIFMYYAIKFGWIDCPIKNKTFKNIALDIETLNKEALKNTYDVSAISFGLYPKIANDYALLPTATSFGNGYGPKLVKKKGVKLKKDFRVALSGEHTTNALLFKIYYKHARIVYMNFLDIEKAVLEGKVHAGVLIHENILDFHSELEVEKELWDVWKELIEIDLPLPLGGMAIRRSIPLYRAILIKKALIKAIETALKHQDLLSQMLLERSLIRVNKEQLKTYLNLYANETSTRLSGIQILAIDKLFELGYQHGFYAHLLKAKDCLLTDEYLKYRFS is encoded by the coding sequence TTGATTAGTGTCGCTCATAGCCCTGATGCTGATGATATTTTCATGTATTATGCGATTAAGTTTGGCTGGATAGATTGCCCCATTAAAAACAAAACATTTAAAAACATTGCCCTAGATATTGAAACCCTAAATAAAGAAGCCCTAAAAAACACTTATGATGTGAGCGCGATTAGTTTTGGGCTATACCCTAAAATTGCGAACGATTACGCCTTGCTCCCTACGGCGACGAGCTTTGGGAATGGCTATGGACCTAAATTGGTGAAAAAAAAAGGCGTGAAATTAAAAAAAGATTTTAGAGTCGCATTAAGTGGGGAGCATACTACAAACGCCCTCTTATTTAAAATCTATTACAAACATGCGCGTATCGTTTATATGAACTTCTTAGATATTGAAAAAGCGGTGCTTGAAGGAAAAGTGCATGCGGGCGTATTGATCCATGAAAATATCTTGGATTTTCATAGCGAATTAGAAGTGGAAAAAGAATTGTGGGATGTTTGGAAAGAATTGATTGAAATTGATTTGCCCTTGCCTTTAGGGGGCATGGCGATTAGGCGCTCTATCCCTTTGTATCGCGCGATTTTGATTAAAAAGGCTTTGATTAAAGCCATTGAAACCGCCTTAAAACACCAAGATTTACTCTCTCAAATGCTGCTAGAACGCTCGCTCATTCGTGTCAATAAAGAGCAATTAAAAACCTATTTAAACTTGTATGCGAATGAGACTTCAACGCGCTTGAGTGGGATTCAAATTTTAGCCATAGACAAGCTTTTTGAATTAGGCTATCAGCATGGGTTTTATGCCCATTTGTTAAAAGCTAAAGATTGCTTGCTCACTGATGAATATTTAAAATACCGCTTTTCTTAA
- a CDS encoding DUF4006 family protein, whose amino-acid sequence MKFLNGLVGNLLIVVILLCVAVFFGLKAVHIQKEQATNYYRYKDINALEMKSTQNHANYELVNQGSQK is encoded by the coding sequence ATGAAATTTTTAAACGGATTAGTAGGAAATTTACTGATTGTGGTTATTTTGTTGTGTGTGGCTGTTTTCTTTGGGCTTAAAGCGGTTCATATCCAAAAAGAGCAAGCCACCAATTATTACCGCTATAAGGATATTAACGCTTTAGAGATGAAGAGCACTCAAAACCACGCTAATTATGAATTGGTCAATCAAGGGAGTCAAAAATGA
- the ccoP gene encoding cytochrome-c oxidase, cbb3-type subunit III, with the protein MDFLNDHINVFGLIAALVILVLTIYESSSLIKEMRDSKSQGELINNGHLFDGIGEFANNVPVGWIVSFMCMIVWAFWYFFFGYPLNSFSQIGQYNEEVKVHNQKFEAKWKNLGQKELVDMGQGIFLVHCSQCHGITAEGLHGSAQNLVRWGKEEGIMDTIKHGSKGMDYLAGEMPSMELDEKDAKAIASYVMAEISSVKKTKNPQLIDKGKELFESMGCVGCHGNDGKGLQDNQVFAANLTTYGTENFLRNILTHGKKGNIGHMPSFKYKNFSDLQVKALAEFIQSLKPLEN; encoded by the coding sequence ATGGATTTTTTAAACGACCATATCAATGTTTTTGGCTTGATTGCAGCGCTTGTGATTTTAGTTTTAACCATCTATGAATCTAGTTCGCTCATTAAAGAAATGCGCGATAGCAAATCCCAAGGGGAGCTCATAAATAATGGGCATTTGTTTGATGGGATAGGGGAATTTGCTAATAATGTGCCAGTAGGTTGGATCGTGAGTTTTATGTGCATGATCGTGTGGGCTTTTTGGTATTTTTTCTTTGGGTATCCGCTGAATAGCTTTTCTCAAATTGGGCAATATAATGAAGAGGTTAAAGTGCACAACCAAAAATTTGAAGCCAAATGGAAGAATTTGGGTCAAAAGGAATTGGTGGATATGGGTCAAGGCATCTTTTTAGTCCATTGTTCGCAATGCCATGGTATCACGGCTGAGGGCTTGCATGGGAGCGCTCAAAATTTAGTGCGATGGGGTAAAGAAGAAGGCATTATGGACACCATTAAGCATGGTTCTAAAGGCATGGATTATCTTGCTGGGGAAATGCCCTCTATGGAATTAGATGAAAAAGACGCTAAAGCGATTGCAAGCTATGTGATGGCAGAAATTTCTAGCGTTAAAAAGACCAAGAACCCTCAACTCATTGACAAAGGCAAGGAATTGTTTGAAAGCATGGGCTGTGTGGGTTGTCATGGTAATGATGGTAAGGGCTTGCAAGACAATCAAGTGTTTGCGGCCAATTTGACTACTTATGGCACAGAGAATTTCTTAAGAAATATCTTAACGCATGGTAAAAAGGGCAATATAGGGCATATGCCATCATTTAAATATAAAAACTTTAGCGACTTGCAAGTGAAAGCGTTAGCCGAATTTATCCAATCGCTAAAACCCTTAGAAAATTAA
- a CDS encoding cytochrome c oxidase, cbb3-type, CcoQ subunit has translation MDLESVRGFAYVFFTILFTLFLYAYIFSMYRKQKKGIVDYERYGYLVLNDTLEDELIEPRHKKVYGNNTKES, from the coding sequence ATGGATTTAGAAAGTGTGAGAGGCTTTGCGTATGTGTTTTTTACCATTCTTTTTACGCTCTTTTTATATGCCTATATTTTTAGCATGTATAGAAAGCAAAAAAAAGGCATCGTGGATTATGAGCGATACGGATACTTGGTGTTAAACGATACATTAGAAGATGAGTTGATTGAACCACGCCATAAAAAAGTTTATGGTAATAACACAAAGGAAAGTTAA
- the ccoO gene encoding cytochrome-c oxidase, cbb3-type subunit II: MFNFLEKNPFFFTLAFIFVFAIAGLVEILPNFFKSARPIEGLRPYTTLETAGRQIYIKEGCYNCHSQLIRPFQAEVDRYGAYSLSGEYAYDRPFLWGSKRIGPDLHRVGDYRTTDWHEKHMLDPKSVVPHSIMPAYQHLFAKKSDFDTAYAEALTQKKVFGVPYDTENGVKLGNMKEAKKAYLEEAQKIASDMKDKRVLDAIQRGEVPEIVALIAYLNSLGNSRINANKSAKQ, encoded by the coding sequence ATGTTTAACTTTTTGGAAAAAAATCCGTTCTTTTTCACTCTTGCGTTCATTTTTGTGTTTGCGATTGCAGGCTTGGTGGAGATTTTGCCCAACTTCTTTAAATCCGCTCGTCCGATTGAAGGCTTACGACCTTATACGACTTTAGAGACAGCGGGGAGACAAATTTATATTAAAGAGGGTTGTTATAACTGCCATTCCCAGCTCATCCGCCCTTTCCAAGCTGAGGTGGATCGCTATGGTGCATATAGTTTGAGTGGGGAGTATGCGTATGATAGACCTTTCTTGTGGGGCTCTAAAAGGATTGGTCCTGATTTGCATAGGGTGGGGGATTACCGTACAACCGATTGGCATGAAAAGCACATGCTCGATCCTAAAAGCGTCGTGCCTCATAGCATCATGCCAGCCTATCAGCATTTATTTGCAAAAAAGAGCGATTTTGATACCGCTTATGCAGAAGCTTTGACGCAAAAAAAGGTTTTTGGCGTGCCTTATGACACAGAAAATGGCGTGAAATTAGGGAATATGAAAGAAGCTAAAAAAGCCTATTTAGAAGAAGCGCAAAAAATCGCCTCTGACATGAAAGATAAACGAGTGTTAGACGCCATTCAAAGAGGCGAAGTGCCAGAAATCGTAGCTTTGATCGCTTATTTGAATAGCTTGGGTAATTCTAGGATTAACGCTAACAAAAGCGCTAAACAATAG
- the ccoN gene encoding cytochrome-c oxidase, cbb3-type subunit I translates to MQKSVPLSYDYSISKLFLYAMIAFGVVGMLIGIVLAFELSFPSLNYIAGEYGIFGRLRPLHTNAVIYGFTLGGIWASWYYIGQRVLKITYYQHPFLRFVGLLHFWLWILLLVLAVISLFAGLNQSKEYAELMWPLDIIVVIVWVLWGISMFGSMSVRRENTIYVSLWYYIATYVGIAVMYIFNNLSIPTYFIADMGSIWHSISLYSGSNDALIQWWWGHNAVAFVFTSGLIGTIYYFLPKESGQPIFSYKLTLFSFWSLMFVYIWAGGHHLIYSTVPDWVQTLSSVFSVVLILPSWGTAINMLLTMRGQWHQLKESPLIKFLVLGSTFYMLSTLEGAIQAIKSVNALAHFTDWIVGHVHDGVLGWVGFTLIASMYHMTPRLFKREIYSGRLVDFQFWIMTLGIVLYFSSMWIAGITQGMMWRDVDQYGNLTYQFIDTVKVLIPYYNIRGVGGLMYFIGFIIFAYNIFMTISAGKKLEREPNYATPMSRSREVENV, encoded by the coding sequence ATGCAAAAAAGTGTGCCTTTAAGTTACGATTATTCCATTAGCAAGCTATTTCTTTATGCAATGATTGCATTTGGGGTAGTGGGCATGTTAATAGGGATAGTGTTGGCCTTTGAGTTGTCTTTCCCTAGTTTGAATTATATTGCAGGGGAGTATGGGATTTTTGGCCGCTTGCGCCCTTTACACACCAATGCAGTGATTTATGGATTCACTCTTGGAGGGATTTGGGCGAGTTGGTATTATATTGGTCAAAGGGTGCTTAAAATCACCTATTACCAACACCCTTTTTTAAGGTTCGTGGGGCTGTTGCACTTTTGGCTGTGGATACTTCTTTTAGTGCTAGCGGTCATTAGCCTGTTTGCTGGGTTGAATCAATCCAAAGAATACGCTGAATTGATGTGGCCTTTAGACATTATTGTAGTTATCGTGTGGGTGCTATGGGGGATTAGCATGTTTGGGAGCATGAGCGTTAGGAGAGAAAATACTATTTATGTATCTTTATGGTATTATATTGCTACTTATGTGGGCATAGCGGTGATGTATATCTTCAATAACCTTTCTATCCCCACTTATTTTATCGCTGATATGGGGAGCATTTGGCATTCTATTTCTCTGTATTCAGGCAGTAATGATGCACTCATTCAATGGTGGTGGGGTCATAATGCGGTCGCTTTTGTTTTTACGAGCGGTTTGATTGGCACGATTTATTATTTCTTGCCTAAAGAGAGCGGTCAGCCTATCTTTTCTTACAAGCTTACTTTGTTTTCTTTCTGGAGTTTAATGTTTGTTTATATCTGGGCAGGTGGGCACCATTTGATTTATTCCACCGTGCCTGATTGGGTGCAAACTCTCTCTAGCGTGTTTTCAGTGGTGTTGATTTTGCCTTCTTGGGGGACAGCTATTAACATGCTTTTAACGATGAGAGGTCAATGGCACCAACTCAAAGAAAGCCCTTTAATTAAATTCTTGGTTTTGGGCTCTACTTTCTACATGCTTTCTACTTTAGAGGGGGCAATTCAAGCGATTAAAAGCGTGAACGCATTAGCGCACTTTACTGATTGGATTGTAGGGCATGTGCATGATGGCGTGCTTGGTTGGGTAGGATTTACTTTGATTGCAAGCATGTATCACATGACGCCTAGGCTTTTCAAAAGAGAGATCTATTCAGGGCGTCTTGTGGATTTCCAATTCTGGATCATGACTTTAGGGATTGTGCTTTACTTTTCGTCCATGTGGATTGCAGGGATCACGCAAGGGATGATGTGGAGGGATGTGGATCAATATGGGAATCTCACTTATCAGTTCATTGATACGGTTAAGGTGTTGATCCCTTATTACAATATTAGGGGCGTTGGGGGTCTTATGTATTTTATTGGATTTATTATCTTTGCCTACAATATTTTTATGACAATCTCTGCAGGCAAAAAGTTAGAGCGCGAGCCCAATTACGCTACGCCTATGTCTCGATCAAGGGAGGTTGAAAATGTTTAA